The Micromonospora siamensis genome contains the following window.
TCGGCCACGGTCGCGAGGGCCGGCGGGACCGGCACCTCCCGGGCCGGCGGCGCGAGGGTGATGGTCGTCGGCGGACGGCTCCCGTTGAGCCCGTCGCCCGTCGTGACGATGTCCGACGCCGTCATTTCGCTGGTACCTCCTTGACCTGGTCGGTCAGCATCAGGTTGTGCCAGCCGGCCCGCAGGTCGACTGTCTGCACGTGGGTCTGTCCGGCTACGTCCCGCCAGCTGATCTCGGCCGAGACCGGTTGCGAACCCTGGTCGCCCAGGCCGAAGAACACGTCGAAACTGCGTTTGCCGGAATGGCCTCCCCCGCCGTCGAGCTGGGCGACCTGCCGGTGGCCGTCGGCCGTGGTCACCAGGACCTGGGCCCCGTACGCCGGGGTGCCGACAGGGCCGGCGGTCGGGCCGAGCGTGGCCGGCCGGTACAGGCGCAGGCCCAGGTAGTTGCCGCGACCGGTGTTGCCGTTGCGGTAGTAGGCAGGCGGACCCCACTGGCGGGCGATGGCGAAGTCCTGCCCGCCGTCGGCGTTCGTGTCGGCGACCGCCACGCCCCGGGTCGGGATCGTCGCGTCCAGGCCGAGGCTCTCGCTGAGGTTGAGATAACGGCCGCGGCCGTCGGGCGCCCAGAACGCCATCGGTTCATGGCCGGCGATGTCGTCCCCCGGACGGGCGTTCGGCCACATCTCCGGGCTCTCGAGCAGCATGTCGTTGCTCATGGCCAGTTCCTGCAGCCAGTTGAACCGGTTGATGGTCCCCCGGACGAAGCCGCTGGCCTGCACGATGGCCAGGTGGCCACTGTTGTCGAAGTCGGCCATCTTGGCGTCCCAGCCCCAGCCGGTCCAGGCCATGTCGCGCCGGGCCGCCTCGTTACGGTACGGCGCGATGCCCGCGTCCAGGTCGGCCCGGGCGCCGGCGGCGCTGGTCGCGGTGTTCACCCAGACGAAGTTGCTCTCCTCCAGCCCCCAGGCGACGGTGATGTTGCTGACGAACGCGTCGAACCGGCCGGTGCCGTCGAGGTCGCCGAAGTCGATGCCCATGCCCTTGAACGAGTCGTTGCCGAGCACCAGGGACTTCGGCGTGGTCGCGTCCCGCCGGCCGGCAACCAGGGCGAACGAGATGTGCCCCGGGGTCGACGTGTTGTGGAACATGCGGTCCTGACCGAAGTCGTTGGCCACGTACAGCTCGGGCAACAGGTCGCCGTCGAGGTCGGCCGAGCTGGCCGCCAACGTCCAGCCGGTGGCGTAGCGCGGGTCGATGGCCGGCTGTTCCCGGTACGCGACCGACGAGGCGGTCGCCCCGGACCAGTGCAGGATGTGCGCGCCGCCGGCGTTCTGGGCCCGGGACATCGAGTGGTTCATCACCACGTTGGGCTGCCCGTTCGGGTCCAGTACGCCGCTGTCCGGGAAGTAGTTGAAGATCCCGAGATCCGGGTGGCCGTCACCGTCGAAGTCGGCGACCGCCACCGCGTTGGTGTTCCACTGCTTGCCCTGGTACGTGTTACCGGGCGCGACCGAGGGCTCGATCAGCTCGGTCGGCTGGTAGCTGGCGATGGTCAGCGGACCCGACTGTGCCCGGTGCAGGAACACCACGGGCGTGCGGCCCCAGTAGTAGACCAGCAGATCGGTCCAGCCGTCGCCGTTGAGGTCGCCCGGGACGCAGCCCATCGGCGCGATGGTGTCGGCCATCGGCAGCGGGGCCGGATCCAGCACGAACGGCTGGTAGGTGTCGCCGCCGGCCGGGGCCGGGGTGACGATCACCGAGTCGGACCGGGTGTCGACCAGGCACAGGTCGTTGGCCACGCCGTGGCCGTCCAGGTCGTTGACGGAGATGGCGGCGCCGACCGACGAGGTCCACGACCGGATGTGCTCGTAGCGCGGGTTGACCACCCGGACGCTTCGCTGCGGGAGGTTGTCCGGCAGCGCGATGGGCATCTCGGTGAAGCGGAATCGCGAGGCCAGGGCTTCCCGGTCGGCCGCCGCCACCGTCGGCCGCTGCGCCACGACCAGCAGCGTGGCGGCCAGGGCGATGACGAAGAGGGCCGGGGTGAGCCGGCGGACCAGAGGTGTTGAGCTCGATCGCATCGGTTTCTCATCTCGACGGGGGATGCGCGGTCTTGCGGTGGAATCATGGGATCGACCGCCTCGACGCTTCATCTCGTGCAGTGCTCCGTCGCGGGACTCAGTGCCCCACGCTGGTCGGGACGCGGAACTGCCCGTTGATGAACAGCAGCGCGTCGTCGCCCGGTCGGCGCCACAGCGACACCAGCCGGCCGACGTAGATCGTGTGGTCGCCGGCGTCGTGGCGGTGCTCCAGCTCGCATTCGAGGTGGGCCAGCGCCCCGTCGATCAGCGGGGCGCCGCTGTGCCCGCCGGGGTACCACGACACCGGGTCGAACTGGTCGCGGCCGACCGGCCGCCGCTTGTCGGCGAAGTACCGCGCCACCTGGGACTGATCGGACGCCAGGATCGACACCGCAAAGGCGGTCCGGGTGGCCAGCACCTCGTGCATGAGTGCTTCCCTCCCCACGCAGACCAGGACCAGCGGTGGGTCGAGCGAGACCGAGGCGAACGAGTTGGCGGTCATGCCGTGGGGAAGGTCCCCGCCGACCGTCAGGACGGTGACCCCGGTGGCGAAGGCGCCGAGCACCCGCCGCAGTGACGCCTTCTCCTCGACGGACTCGCGAACCAGCTGAAGCCTTTCCACATTCGCCTCCGGCTAGGAGTAGGGCTGGAGGGCCTTGACCAGCGCGTCCGGCACGCGGGCCGGAGTCGTCCGGGTGTTCGGCCCCCGCATGCAGGCGACCCGCTGGCTGCCGCGAGCGACGAGGGTCTCCCCGTGCTCGTCCAGCCGGATGTAGTCGAAGCCGAACTGCACCTGGGTCTGGGCCAGCTCGGTCAGGCGCATCCGGATCGACAGCTCGTCGAACGCGGTGAGCTCGGCGAAGAACTCGCAGTCGACCTTGAGGGTGAACAGCTTCAGGTCCTGCTGGAGGTCCTCGAGGACCGAAGGCGCCCGGTCCTTGAGGAACATCTCCCGGCAACGCCCCTGCCACCGCAGGTAGTTGACGTAGTAGACGTTGCCCACCATGTTGGTTTCCTCGAACCCCACGACATGGCGGTACTCGAAGTACTTCATGCGCGTCCTCCACTGAGAATGGCCACGGCGAGCTTCCCGCTCGCCCCGGACACGGTGGTGACGAAGGTGGCCACCCGCTGGTCGTCCCGTTCGAGCACGACCCAACCGGCCGGTCCGGCCGTTGCCACCCGCCACTCCCCGTCACCGGATCGACAGTCCAGCGCGGCCCGTACGCGCGCCGCCGCCGCGTCGAGCGGTTCGCCGGCGGCCTCGGCCACCATCCGTGCCGCCGTCGCGTGCGGGCCGAGCTGATCGGCGCCCTGGCCGGCTACCGGCTCGACGGCGCAGCCGACCGGATCGACGGCCGCGACGCACAGGGCGAGCCCGGCGGCCGAGCTGGTCGACACGTTCCTCCCGCTGACCGAGGGGCGGCCGTCCCTGGTGTGGCGGACCTTCGCCGGTGCGCCCAGCGCCCGCCCGACCGCGACCGTGGCGGTCGACCGGTCCAGGCCGGCCGGCGCCGGTTCGACCGCGACCGCGATCGCCGATCCCAGCACGTCGTCCAGCGCGCGTTCCAGGTAGGAGCCGAGCAGGACCGGATGCCAGGGCCCGGAGCCGTCCAGCTTGCGCACGGCGCGCAGCCGCAGCCCCTCCCATCGCTCGACGACGGTGCCGGACGCGTCCCGCAGCGCGATGTCATAGACATAGGTGTCGCCGTCCCGCGACCGTTCGGTGGCGCGGAACCGCAGCGTGTCGGCGTCGAACATGGCCGCACCGGCCGGCACGATCCGTTCGATTCCCTGCGGCAGCAGCGTCGCGTCGGGTACGCACACCTGGTTGCCGTGCATCATCGCGTCCCGTACGCCCGGGTCGCCGAGCAGCAGCGTGGCCGGCAGGTACGCGGCGAACCAGTCGGTCGAGGCGTCGGCCGCCACGGTGGCGTCGACATCGCGGGCGGCGACGCGGTGGTACGCCCGCAGACGCTGGAAGCGGCGGCCCTGGAACAGCACCGGCCCGTAGAGATCGGTCGCCGGGTCGAGCGGCACGTCGGGCAGGCCGGGTGCGGTCTGCTCCGGCGCTCCGGCCGCCGGGACCGCGGGGGCGAAGCTCAGCCGCGCCCGGAAGTGGTCGGCGTCGAAGCCGGTCTCCTCGCCGCGCAGCGCGACCTCGACCGTGTCCGGGCCGGTGACCACGGCCGCGACCCGGATCCGGGTGGCACCGTGCAGCGGCACCACGATCGGCCGGAGGAACTCCGCGTCCTCGACGACGGGCGCTCCGGTGGCGCCGGTGACGGCCGCCGCCACCTGCGCCATGGCCTCCATGCCGAAGACCGCCGGGAACAGCTGGTTGCCGTCGAGCACGTGGTCGGCCAGGTACAGGTCGGTGCCCGCGCTCAGCTCGACCTCGCAGACGAGTTCCACCCCGTGGTATCGCAGCAGCGGACGGTCCACGAAGCGCAGCAACGGCAGGGCCGGCTCGGCGTACCGCACCGTGTCGATGCCATGCGTCCGTCCGCTGATCACCACCGTCTCCGGGGCGTCCGGGTCGGCCAGCAGGCGACGCAGCACGGCGACACCCTGGTCCGGCGAGATCGCGCTGACCCCGTCGCGGTCGAGCGATCCGACCACGTCCAGCCGTTCTCCCATGCCGACGCCCGACCACACCGACCATTCGAGGCACATCGTGCGGCAGTGCGGGTTCCGTCGACCGAACTCGGCGGTGGCGTGGGCCAGCCACTCGTTCGCGGTGGCGTAGTGGGCCTCGCCGGGCAACCCGGCCCGACCGATGATGCTGCCCAGGGTCACCAGCAGCCGTACCTGGCGCGGATCGACCGCGGCCAGCACCGTCTCCAGGCCGCCGACCTTCGGCGCCAGGGTACGGGCGATCATTTCGGTGTCCACCGAGGTCAGCGCGGCCGGATCGTTTCGGCCGGCGCCGTGCAGGACGGCGGTGACCGGGCCGAGCGCCCCGGTGAGCCGGGCCACCGCCTGCCGGACCGACGTCGCGTCGGTGACGTCGGCCCGGGCGTACTCGACGGTGATGCCGGCCTGCGCCATCCGGGCCAGGTTGGCCGACAGCTCGGTGTCCCGCTCCGGGTCGGACCGGCCGAGGAGAGCCAGGCGGGCTCCGGTGTCCTGAGCCATGACCAGGGCGCACTCGGCCGTGATGCCCTTGCCGCCGCCGGTGACCAGCAGCACGTCCCCGGCGGTGAGGGCGTCGACACTGCGAGCCGGGGCGAACGGCAGCACCCGCAGCACCGGTGTCCGCCGGGTGCCGTCCGCGTCGTAGTGCACCTCGGAGAACGACTCGGTCGCGGCGGCCTCGGCCGTCACCCGGGCCACCGCCTGGTGGTCGTCGGCCAGGTGGACCACGGTCACCCGGGTCCCGGGCGACTCCAGATGAAGCGTCTTGGCCAGGCCGGCCGCGCCCCGGCCGTGCTGGACCAGAACGAACCGCCGGTCACCGGCGAGGGCCGCCCTGGCGCCGCGCAGGGCCAGCTCCAGGTCGGATTCGGCGCAGTCCGGCGGCAGGCAGGTGAGCACACCCGCGCCCACCCCGGCGCGGGCCAGAGCGGCCCGCAGATCCGCGGCGAACGGGTGATCGGACGGTGCGAAGACCTGCCACTCGCCGTCGTCGCCCCGGGCCGGCGCCTGCGGCGGCGGCGCGACGTCCAGGTCGACCGACCAGGGCCGGACCCAGGGCGCTGATCCGGTCGGCACCGAGGCGGCCGGCCGGTCCGGCTCGGCGTCGAGGGGCAGGGCGTCGAACGCCTCGGCGAGTTCCCGGATGGTCGAGGTGGCGAAGTTGCGCGGCACCTGCCCGGCCGGGATCCCGAGTTCGGCGGCGACCTGGTTGACGATCTGACCGACGGTGATCGAGCTGAGGTGCAGGTCGTCGAGGAGCAGGCTGTCCTGGCGGACCAGGTCCAGCGGCAGTTCGGCCCGGACGGCGGACAGCTGCCGCAGCAGTTCCAGGCTCGACGTCGCACCACCGCCGGTGACGGCCGCCGGGACGGTATCGGTCAGCGGCGCCGGCGCGGCCGGTCGCACCGGGGCCGCGATACTGATCGACGGGGCCGTCTCGCAGGGGTTGCTGAAGAACGTCTGACGGGCCCCGACCTCCAGCGGCTTGAGCAGCCGGCCGTGGAACAGGGTGGAGTCGACCTCGGTCGCCCCGACCACGAACGCCGCTCCGACCGCGCACAGCACGCCGCCCAGCGACTCGTCATCGGTGTCCAGGGCCACCGCCCGCAGGTCGGCGGCGGTGGCCAGACCGGACAGCACCCGGCCGGGACCGACCTCGATGAACAGGTCGACCTCCTTGGCGGCGAGCGCGAGCGCCGGCTGGAACAGCACCGGATCGGTGATCTGGTCGCGCAGCAGGCGGGTGAGGTCCGCGTCGGCCGGCAGCGGTTCGCCGGTCACGGTGGACATCACGCGACCGGTCAACGGCGCCCAGTCCTGGCCGTCGATCGACTTCCCGAACACCTCGGCCGCGCCGGCGACCAGTGGCGAGTGGAACGCGTGCGACACCGGCAGCCGGCCGGCGCCGTAACCGGCGTCGCGGGCCCGGGCACAGGCCGCCTCGACCGCTTCGACCCGGCCGGCCACCACGACCTGCTGCGGGCCGTTGTAGGCGGCGACGACCACGTCGAGGCCATCGGTGATCTGGTCGACGGCGCCGGGTGGAACGCTGATCCCGGCCATCGCGCCGGTCGCGCCGTGCTCGCTCATGGCCCGGCCGCGTTGGCCGGCCAGGCGCAGCAACGCGTCCTCGTCCAGCGCGCCGGCCCAGTGCAGGGCCGACAGCTCGCCGAGGCTGTGGCCGACGGCCACCGTCGCCTCCAGCCCAAGCGAGGACAGGACCCGCAGCCCGGCGAGCGAACCGGTGACGATCCGCGGCTGGGCGACCTCGGTCGCCACGGTGTCGCCGCCGGTGGGCAGCGCGGCGGCCGTGTACACCTCGGCAGCCTCGGCGAACCGGCGCCGGATCGCGCCGCCGCTCGTACCGTGGCCGGATCCCTGGCCCGGGAACAGGTAGCCGATCTGGCCGCGCTTGGCGAAGTGTCCGAGCAGGGTCCGCCCGTCCGGGCTGAAGCTGGTCGTCTCGCCCGCCTCGACCTTCTCCAACAGGCTGCGCAGCCGGGCGACCGCGTCGGTGGGCGAACTGGCCACCACGGCCGCGCGGTACGGCAGCTCGCGGAGCTGCCGATGCAGCGTCGCGGCGAGGTCGCCCAGCTGGGCGTACGAGATCACCGGTACGAAGTCGACCAGCTGGCGCAGTCGGTCAGCCAGCTCGCTGGCCGACGCCGCGTCGACCAGCAGCAGTTCCCGATCCTGGATGGCCGCGGCCATCGCCCGGGTACGGACGTCGAACCCGTTGCGCCGCTTGGTGTTCTCGAGCACGACGTGGGTGTTGATCCCCCCGAAGCCCATGCCCGTCACCCCGGCCCGGTACGGACCGGCAGCCGACCACGGTTCGGCCCGGCGCAGCACGCGCAACGTCGCGTCCGGAGCGGTCAGCAGGTCGTGCGGGTCGTCACAGCCCAGCGCCGGCGGCAGCACCTGGTGGTGGACGGCCATCGCCGCCTTGATCAGCCCGGCCACGCCGGCCGCCGCCTTGGTGTGGCCGATCATCGCCTTGATCGAGCTGACCACGGCCGGCGTCCCGGTCGCTCCCGCGTCCCGCCGCGCCTCGGACAACGCCCGCAGCTCGGTCGCGTCGCCCACCGCGGTACCGGTGCCGTGGCCCTCGAACAGGCCGACCGTCTCGACCCCGAAGCCGGCCCGCTCGTACGCCCGCTGCATCGCCAGCTGGTAGCCGCTGGTCTCGGGCCGGGTCATACCGCCCTTGCCGTCGGAGGAGATGCCCCAGCCGGCCACCGTCGCGATCACCCGCTGGTTGCCGCGCCGGGCGTCCTCCTCGCGCATCAGGACGACCATGCCGCAGCCCTCACCGGGCCAGAACCCGTTCGCGCCGCGGTCGTAGACCTTCATCTCGGAGCGGGACAGCGCGCCGGTCTTGGCGAAGCCGATGACCTCGAACGGATCGATCGACAGGTCGACCCCGCCGGCCACGGCCACGTCGATCGTGCCGTCGACCAGGGCATTGCACGCGGTCGCCACGGACAGCAGCGACGAGGAACAGGCGCCGTCGACGGTGTAGCCGCCGCCGTTGAGGTCGAAGTAGTTGCAGATCCGGCCGGCGATCGTGTTGGACAGGCCACCGGCCAGGGTGTCCTCGTCCACCTCGGGGAACGGGGCCTTGTAGGTGCCTTCCAGCGTCGACAGGAACGCGCCGAGCCGGTCGTCGTCCCAGCCTTCCCGTTGCAGGGCGGCGGCGACGGTGCGCCGGACGAACGGCCAGCGCAGCCGCATCTGGCTGGCCCGGGAGAATTCACCGGTGAGGCTGTTGCCCACCACCACGGCGGTACGCGGCCGGGGCAGGCCCTCCCCGTTCGGGAATCCGGCGTCGGCCAGGGCCAGCGCCGCGACGTCCAGGGCGAGCCAGTGGGTGAGGTCGGTCGACCGGTAGGTGCTGCCGGCGACGCGGTAGGCGACCCGGTCGAACTCGTAGCCCTCGATGACCGCGGCCGTCCGCGCGTAGAACCGGTCCGGGGTGGCCGGATCGGCCGACCAGTAGTCGTCGAGGTTCATCCGCTCCGCCGGGAGCTGGCGGAACGCGCGCCGCCCGGCGATCGCGTTCTCCCACAGCTCACGCGGATCACTGGCATCGGGGTACCGGCAGGCCATGCCGACAATTGCGATCCGGGTCATCTCGACTCCTCGCCGATCGTTGCGTAGTGGCTGGACGGCACCAGCGCCGCGGCGATCCGCTGCCGCCAGATCTCGTACGCCGGGACCAGGCCGTCAGCCGGAAGGTCGACGCGAGCCTCGTCGGTGACCGCCTGGGCCGCCGCCACCGATCGGCCGCAGAAGATCTGCGTGGCCATCTCGTTGTGCGGGACGACCAGGTTCGCCCGGGCCCGGGCGGCGGCGCCGAACGCGGCGCCCTGCGCCAGCTGCGGCAGGTAGTCCTGAGCGTGCGCACACAGCGCGGTCAGCTCGGCCTCGGTGGCGCCGCCGGCGTAGGTGGCGGCCAGCCCGACCCCGCTGTAGAGGTCGGCCCGCCGGCGGCGCGAGTAGCGCTCGACCAGGCTGGCCACCACGTCGACGTCGGTGCCGCCGATGAACCACAGGGCGCGACCGATGCCCTGGTCGGTGGCGCGCGACGCGTAGTAGCGCGCGGTCGGGTCACGCCACGGGATCGAGGGGTCCTCGTACCGGTCGTAGACGTAGCGCTCGGTCCGGAAGTACGCCTGGTGGAAGCCGTACCCGTCGAGCACCAGCCAGCGCAGCAGCGGGTCGGGCGCGTGCAGCGTCGACCACCGGATCCGGGGCAGGCGGGCCATCGCCCAGCCGACGCCGACGTACGCCATGTAGAGGTGGTCGGCGGCGGCGCCGGCGAGGAACCGCTCCACGTTGTGCCCGCCGCCCGGACGCAGGCCGTCGCGGACCGCGAAGGCCATGGCCGCGCCCTCGTAGGCGAAGCCACGGAACCGGGTCGGCACCTCCTCCAGAGGTGCCACGGCGGCGTCCGGAGCCGGCGCCTGCGCGGCGAACCCGTAGCCGTCGAGGAACGTGCCGCCGACGCGCTCCAGCAGTTCGCGGGCTTCCGGGCTCTTGTCGTGGAAGCCGCGAACCTCGAGACGCGTAGCCGATCGGGGGGGTGTCATCATCTTGCGCCGAAGGACGCGAAGCGCATTCATGGTGGGCTACTCCTGTGCCGTTGACCTGGCCGGACGAGGCCGGTGGACGAGTAGGGCGATCAGAGCGACGACGAACACCGCCGCGACGACGGTGAGCGCGACGCTGAGCGGGTCGTCGCTGAAGTGGTTGTGGCCGGTGACCGGAGCCGGCGCGGCGAGAGACCCGGACGGCGACACCTGGAAACGGCTCGCGCCGGAGAAGGTCCGCCCGTCAGCCAGCACCACGTGGTAGGCGAGCACGTACGCGCCGTCGTCCGCGATGGTGACCGGCTGGGTGATGTCCGTGCCGGCGACCGCGGCAGCGCCCGAGGGCACGAGTTTCCCGCGACCGTCGGAGACCCCGATGTGGATCTGCTGCGGCCGTACGGCCGTGTCGAAGGTGAGCGACACCTGGCGGGGCGCGTCGCGCAGGACCGCCCCGTCGGACGGGAACACCGGCCCGAGGTGGGCTCCGGGGCCGCTCTGGGCGGCCAGCAGCGCGCCGATCGCGACGACCACGGCCGCCGCGGCGCCCGCGGCGATTCGCCCCCACCACGTGGATCGCGTCATGGGCTCAGCCCGCCTCGCGGGCGCACCGGCAGGAGACCGCACGCCGCTCGGCGTCGTTCGGACGCAGGTGGTGGTACACGGCGATGACCATCGGGATGAAGACCACCGTGTTGTAGAACAGGTGCAGCTCGACCCGGGGGTAGAACTGCTGCAGGACGCTGGTCGGCACCGTGCCGCCGAAGAGGAAGTGGTGCGTCTGCGCCTGGATGAGCAGCAGCAGATGCTCGATGTGGTGCCAGAACTGGATCACCAGGGCCACGGTCCACCACGTCCGGGCGCGGCCGGCGAACCCGTCGCGCAGTGCGAACAGGCCGATCAGCATCACGACGGCGTACCCGTAATGCAATGTCTCGGACGTCACCAGCCAGGGGTAGTACTGGCCGAGGATCCCCCGCGCCTGCGGGCGGGCCCAGTGCAGGCCCCAGATCTGCACGGCCTGCGTCAGGTGCTCGGCCCAGTGGCCGAGCACGACGACCATGAAGATGTTGAGGCAGAGGCGGTGTCCGGCCCCGTTGGCCCAGCTCACCGGCCGCCGGTCGCTGATCGCGAGCGTCGTCACAAGACCCTCCTGGTCCTTAGGAAACGCTGACGTCGAAGTGGGAGCGGATCCGTTGGCGCCACAGCTCGTAGGCCGGCTCGGATCCCGGAGAGTGCACGGCGGTGGCGTCGGCCAGCGCGACCGCCTTGTCGACGGTGAGGTCGGTCAGCACCCGGCACGCGGTCGTGGTGCAGTCCGGCACCAGGCCGCTGTAGTCGCGCGCCTTGACGGCGAACACCGAGCCGAGGGCCAGCTGCGACCATGCGTCGCCGGCCGCCCGGCGCAGCGCGTACAGGCCGTCCGGGTCGCTCCCGCCGGCGAACGTCGCGGCCAGCCCGACGCCGCTCCACAGATCCGGCTGGCGGTGGCTGGCGAACCGGCGCACCGCGGCCGCGACGTCGGGCGTGTGACCACCGCCGATGAACCACAGCGCGCGACCGATGCCCTGGTCGACGGCGCGGAGGAAGTAGTCCGGCCATCCTTCCCAGCCGTACGGAGCCGGCACCTTCTGCTCGTCGACCCACCGCGGGGTGTCGAAGTA
Protein-coding sequences here:
- a CDS encoding copper resistance CopC family protein, with the protein product MTRSTWWGRIAAGAAAAVVVAIGALLAAQSGPGAHLGPVFPSDGAVLRDAPRQVSLTFDTAVRPQQIHIGVSDGRGKLVPSGAAAVAGTDITQPVTIADDGAYVLAYHVVLADGRTFSGASRFQVSPSGSLAAPAPVTGHNHFSDDPLSVALTVVAAVFVVALIALLVHRPRPARSTAQE
- a CDS encoding flavin reductase family protein, giving the protein MERLQLVRESVEEKASLRRVLGAFATGVTVLTVGGDLPHGMTANSFASVSLDPPLVLVCVGREALMHEVLATRTAFAVSILASDQSQVARYFADKRRPVGRDQFDPVSWYPGGHSGAPLIDGALAHLECELEHRHDAGDHTIYVGRLVSLWRRPGDDALLFINGQFRVPTSVGH
- a CDS encoding CRTAC1 family protein, coding for MRSSSTPLVRRLTPALFVIALAATLLVVAQRPTVAAADREALASRFRFTEMPIALPDNLPQRSVRVVNPRYEHIRSWTSSVGAAISVNDLDGHGVANDLCLVDTRSDSVIVTPAPAGGDTYQPFVLDPAPLPMADTIAPMGCVPGDLNGDGWTDLLVYYWGRTPVVFLHRAQSGPLTIASYQPTELIEPSVAPGNTYQGKQWNTNAVAVADFDGDGHPDLGIFNYFPDSGVLDPNGQPNVVMNHSMSRAQNAGGAHILHWSGATASSVAYREQPAIDPRYATGWTLAASSADLDGDLLPELYVANDFGQDRMFHNTSTPGHISFALVAGRRDATTPKSLVLGNDSFKGMGIDFGDLDGTGRFDAFVSNITVAWGLEESNFVWVNTATSAAGARADLDAGIAPYRNEAARRDMAWTGWGWDAKMADFDNSGHLAIVQASGFVRGTINRFNWLQELAMSNDMLLESPEMWPNARPGDDIAGHEPMAFWAPDGRGRYLNLSESLGLDATIPTRGVAVADTNADGGQDFAIARQWGPPAYYRNGNTGRGNYLGLRLYRPATLGPTAGPVGTPAYGAQVLVTTADGHRQVAQLDGGGGHSGKRSFDVFFGLGDQGSQPVSAEISWRDVAGQTHVQTVDLRAGWHNLMLTDQVKEVPAK
- a CDS encoding type I polyketide synthase, producing the protein MTRIAIVGMACRYPDASDPRELWENAIAGRRAFRQLPAERMNLDDYWSADPATPDRFYARTAAVIEGYEFDRVAYRVAGSTYRSTDLTHWLALDVAALALADAGFPNGEGLPRPRTAVVVGNSLTGEFSRASQMRLRWPFVRRTVAAALQREGWDDDRLGAFLSTLEGTYKAPFPEVDEDTLAGGLSNTIAGRICNYFDLNGGGYTVDGACSSSLLSVATACNALVDGTIDVAVAGGVDLSIDPFEVIGFAKTGALSRSEMKVYDRGANGFWPGEGCGMVVLMREEDARRGNQRVIATVAGWGISSDGKGGMTRPETSGYQLAMQRAYERAGFGVETVGLFEGHGTGTAVGDATELRALSEARRDAGATGTPAVVSSIKAMIGHTKAAAGVAGLIKAAMAVHHQVLPPALGCDDPHDLLTAPDATLRVLRRAEPWSAAGPYRAGVTGMGFGGINTHVVLENTKRRNGFDVRTRAMAAAIQDRELLLVDAASASELADRLRQLVDFVPVISYAQLGDLAATLHRQLRELPYRAAVVASSPTDAVARLRSLLEKVEAGETTSFSPDGRTLLGHFAKRGQIGYLFPGQGSGHGTSGGAIRRRFAEAAEVYTAAALPTGGDTVATEVAQPRIVTGSLAGLRVLSSLGLEATVAVGHSLGELSALHWAGALDEDALLRLAGQRGRAMSEHGATGAMAGISVPPGAVDQITDGLDVVVAAYNGPQQVVVAGRVEAVEAACARARDAGYGAGRLPVSHAFHSPLVAGAAEVFGKSIDGQDWAPLTGRVMSTVTGEPLPADADLTRLLRDQITDPVLFQPALALAAKEVDLFIEVGPGRVLSGLATAADLRAVALDTDDESLGGVLCAVGAAFVVGATEVDSTLFHGRLLKPLEVGARQTFFSNPCETAPSISIAAPVRPAAPAPLTDTVPAAVTGGGATSSLELLRQLSAVRAELPLDLVRQDSLLLDDLHLSSITVGQIVNQVAAELGIPAGQVPRNFATSTIRELAEAFDALPLDAEPDRPAASVPTGSAPWVRPWSVDLDVAPPPQAPARGDDGEWQVFAPSDHPFAADLRAALARAGVGAGVLTCLPPDCAESDLELALRGARAALAGDRRFVLVQHGRGAAGLAKTLHLESPGTRVTVVHLADDHQAVARVTAEAAATESFSEVHYDADGTRRTPVLRVLPFAPARSVDALTAGDVLLVTGGGKGITAECALVMAQDTGARLALLGRSDPERDTELSANLARMAQAGITVEYARADVTDATSVRQAVARLTGALGPVTAVLHGAGRNDPAALTSVDTEMIARTLAPKVGGLETVLAAVDPRQVRLLVTLGSIIGRAGLPGEAHYATANEWLAHATAEFGRRNPHCRTMCLEWSVWSGVGMGERLDVVGSLDRDGVSAISPDQGVAVLRRLLADPDAPETVVISGRTHGIDTVRYAEPALPLLRFVDRPLLRYHGVELVCEVELSAGTDLYLADHVLDGNQLFPAVFGMEAMAQVAAAVTGATGAPVVEDAEFLRPIVVPLHGATRIRVAAVVTGPDTVEVALRGEETGFDADHFRARLSFAPAVPAAGAPEQTAPGLPDVPLDPATDLYGPVLFQGRRFQRLRAYHRVAARDVDATVAADASTDWFAAYLPATLLLGDPGVRDAMMHGNQVCVPDATLLPQGIERIVPAGAAMFDADTLRFRATERSRDGDTYVYDIALRDASGTVVERWEGLRLRAVRKLDGSGPWHPVLLGSYLERALDDVLGSAIAVAVEPAPAGLDRSTATVAVGRALGAPAKVRHTRDGRPSVSGRNVSTSSAAGLALCVAAVDPVGCAVEPVAGQGADQLGPHATAARMVAEAAGEPLDAAAARVRAALDCRSGDGEWRVATAGPAGWVVLERDDQRVATFVTTVSGASGKLAVAILSGGRA
- a CDS encoding acyl-CoA thioesterase, producing MKYFEYRHVVGFEETNMVGNVYYVNYLRWQGRCREMFLKDRAPSVLEDLQQDLKLFTLKVDCEFFAELTAFDELSIRMRLTELAQTQVQFGFDYIRLDEHGETLVARGSQRVACMRGPNTRTTPARVPDALVKALQPYS
- a CDS encoding DUF1702 family protein, which gives rise to MNALRVLRRKMMTPPRSATRLEVRGFHDKSPEARELLERVGGTFLDGYGFAAQAPAPDAAVAPLEEVPTRFRGFAYEGAAMAFAVRDGLRPGGGHNVERFLAGAAADHLYMAYVGVGWAMARLPRIRWSTLHAPDPLLRWLVLDGYGFHQAYFRTERYVYDRYEDPSIPWRDPTARYYASRATDQGIGRALWFIGGTDVDVVASLVERYSRRRRADLYSGVGLAATYAGGATEAELTALCAHAQDYLPQLAQGAAFGAAARARANLVVPHNEMATQIFCGRSVAAAQAVTDEARVDLPADGLVPAYEIWRQRIAAALVPSSHYATIGEESR
- a CDS encoding DUF1702 family protein → MPTVFGSMRRLALSPRLADVTFAKRGFPVTPSAATQHLEAIPQAVVCGFEWGIDARDQWEVERRLELVDAEMRGFALEGVTMAFTVLDAMGGGHRTRDLLIGPGRRHIFLAYIGMGFAMARLPRPLWRKAVPDLGDDPYHPTMSWLAVDGFGFDRAYFDTPRWVDEQKVPAPYGWEGWPDYFLRAVDQGIGRALWFIGGGHTPDVAAAVRRFASHRQPDLWSGVGLAATFAGGSDPDGLYALRRAAGDAWSQLALGSVFAVKARDYSGLVPDCTTTACRVLTDLTVDKAVALADATAVHSPGSEPAYELWRQRIRSHFDVSVS